From Triticum urartu cultivar G1812 chromosome 2, Tu2.1, whole genome shotgun sequence, a single genomic window includes:
- the LOC125540411 gene encoding uncharacterized protein LOC125540411, translating into MSGGMRQILNLGLYDGLKRAYSLRRLNLSKMKFFHPTAEEAAAHGKVLPTLALDKARATNRKRICNTKLATAEAAAPKMDMPKSDLVMGPPQISPCLHSRRFVHFFPTASESKVILGDRGNRMLRFNIVDGSRYMDTLPCLHGVKEMPMVISVPPTDVHLPDGEDTGDLYIIDGLLHPDKAEVRPQFEALVWRGFPKSAVSSRFWHCDILPLPPWISHHKHGMVFGHALVDNSICFSTCGAEGAGTYCFHIATREWSKAGDWLMPFNGKADYVPELGLWFGITQDNRPCAADLSGLVRGEELSPDKMRIWERDDLPEEWQPKSLHNSCAVSLGSGRFIIVDFLDVMKFDKEWNEMSPVKEFALFTGMELAFSNSKGKNGRNGASKDNGHHSSGTDCSGNESCNCSVSGNENGGKGKGVMRGLRVIKHKSRRYMFKKQLRIEAVL; encoded by the coding sequence ATGAGCGGAGGCATGCGGCAGATCCTGAACTTGGGGCTGTATGACGGGCTCAAACGCGCGTATTCGCTGCGGCGCCTGAACCTCTCCAAGATGAAATTTTTTCACCCGACGGCAGAAGAGGCGGCCGCGCATGGCAAGGTGCTGCCCACACTGGCCCTCGACAAGGCCCGTGCCACCAACAGGAAAAGGATCTGCAACACTAAACTGGcgacggcggaggcggcggcgcccAAGATGGATATGCCAAAATCCGACCTGGTCATGGGGCCACCGCAAATCTCCCCCTGCCTGCACTCCCGTCGCTTCGTCCATTTCTTCCCCACCGCCTCGGAGAGCAAGGTCATCTTGGGCGACCGCGGGAACCGCATGTTACGCTTCAACATCGTCGATGGCTCCCGCTACATGGATACCCTGCCATGCCTCCACGGAGTCAAGGAGATGCCGATGGTCATCTCCGTCCCTCCAACGGACGTGCACCTTCCTGATGGCGAAGACACTGGCGACCTCTACATCATCGATGGCCTCCTCCATCCGGACAAGGCAGAGGTGCGGCCGCAGTTCGAGGCCCTGGTGTGGAGGGGGTTCCCCAAGTCCGCCGTATCTAGCAGGTTCTGGCACTGCGACATCCTCCCTCTGCCGCCGTGGATCAGCCACCACAAGCACGGCATGGTCTTCGGTCACGCCCTCGTCGACAACAGCATCTGCTTCTCCACCTGTGGAGCCGAGGGTGCCGGCACCTACTGCTTCCACATCGCGACTCGTGAGTGGAGCAAAGCTGGCGACTGGCTCATGCCCTTCAATGGCAAGGCGGATTATGTCCCCGAGCTTGGACTCTGGTTTGGCATCACACAAGACAACCGCCCTTGCGCTGCCGACCTCTCAGGCCTCGTCAGAGGGGAGGAGCTGTCGCCAGACAAGATGCGGATCTGGGAGCGTGATGACCTGCCAGAGGAGTGGCAGCCAAAGAGCTTGCACAATTCCTGTGCTGTCAGCCTTGGTTCTGGCAGATTCATCATCGTGGACTTCTTGGATGTCATGAAATTCGACAAGGAATGGAACGAGATGAGTCCCGTCAAGGAATTTGCCCTCTTCACCGGTATGGAGCTAGCCTTCAGCAACAGCAAAGGCAAGAATGGCAGAAATGGTGCCAGCAAAGACAATGGCCACCACAGTAGTGGCACCGATTGCTCCGGCAATGAGAGTTGCAACTGCAGTGTCTCTGGCAACGAGAATGGCGGCAAAGGCAAAGGGGTGATGCGCGGCCTCCGTGTGATCAAGCACAAATCCCGTCGCTACATGTTTAAGAAGCAACTGAGGATCGAGGCAGTGCTCTGA